The proteins below come from a single Treponema phagedenis genomic window:
- the citD gene encoding citrate lyase acyl carrier protein, whose protein sequence is MQLKTTGVAGTLESSDVMITVEPAKNGISIELTSSVEKQFGRQIKELILKVTKELGVTAAFIKVADKGAIDYVLTARLKAACYRAAERTDYQWEG, encoded by the coding sequence ATGCAGCTAAAAACAACTGGGGTTGCCGGAACACTGGAATCGAGCGATGTGATGATTACGGTTGAACCTGCGAAAAACGGCATTTCAATAGAGCTTACCAGCTCTGTTGAAAAACAGTTCGGACGGCAAATTAAAGAGCTTATTTTAAAAGTTACAAAAGAGCTTGGTGTAACCGCCGCGTTTATTAAGGTTGCGGATAAGGGGGCGATTGATTATGTCCTCACCGCACGGTTAAAAGCCGCATGTTATCGGGCGGCTGAAAGAACCGATTATCAATGGGAGGGGTAG
- the citE gene encoding citrate (pro-3S)-lyase subunit beta produces the protein MSQRERLRRTMMFLPGNNPAMITDAHIYGADSIMIDLEDAVSVNQKDAARLLVYHALKRIDYGTTEVVVRINGLNTPFGKDDVIAMVKAGVDVIRLPKTDTPEEIHEVDALITAVEKEIGAEGRTMMMAAIESATGIINAVQIAQASPRLMGIALGAEDYVTNLKTTRSSHAMEIFYAREQILHAARNAGLYALDTAFADINNIEAFRNEVQFIKDLGFDGKSVVHPKQIRVVHDIYTPSEKEITKALRVIAGAAEAERKGSGVIAVDGKMVDGPIITRAHRVIELAKASGVYKEV, from the coding sequence ATGTCGCAAAGAGAACGATTACGCAGAACAATGATGTTTTTGCCGGGAAATAATCCCGCAATGATAACCGATGCGCATATTTACGGTGCCGATTCTATTATGATCGATTTAGAGGACGCGGTAAGCGTTAATCAAAAGGATGCAGCCCGCCTTTTAGTGTACCATGCGCTCAAACGGATTGATTACGGCACCACGGAAGTAGTAGTCCGCATTAACGGATTAAATACTCCGTTCGGAAAAGATGATGTTATCGCAATGGTAAAAGCAGGTGTTGATGTTATCCGTCTGCCGAAAACCGATACTCCGGAAGAAATACATGAGGTTGATGCGCTGATCACTGCCGTTGAAAAAGAGATTGGAGCGGAAGGGCGTACCATGATGATGGCGGCAATAGAAAGCGCTACCGGTATTATCAATGCGGTGCAGATAGCACAGGCAAGTCCCCGGCTGATGGGAATTGCACTGGGAGCGGAAGATTATGTTACAAACCTGAAAACAACCCGTTCATCCCATGCAATGGAGATTTTCTATGCGCGGGAACAGATTTTACATGCGGCACGGAATGCCGGCTTATACGCATTGGATACCGCCTTTGCCGACATCAATAATATAGAAGCATTTAGAAACGAGGTGCAGTTTATCAAAGACTTGGGCTTTGACGGAAAATCAGTGGTGCACCCAAAACAAATTCGAGTTGTCCATGATATTTATACTCCTTCGGAAAAAGAAATAACAAAGGCATTGCGTGTTATCGCAGGAGCGGCGGAAGCAGAGCGAAAAGGTTCCGGAGTAATTGCGGTAGACGGAAAAATGGTAGACGGGCCGATTATTACCCGTGCACATCGGGTGATTGAACTTGCAAAGGCAAGCGGTGTGTATAAGGAGGTGTAA
- the citF gene encoding citrate lyase subunit alpha produces MEMIKNAVGRNIPSYVDGFGKTDPFMGVNKIEPSGRKAGAKLRMKKGRDTKLVSSLKEAIKLSGLKNGMTISFHHHMRNGDYTVNMVLDVIADLGIKDLTLAPSSLGTCHGPVINHIETGLITGIQSSGLRDPLGTAISQGILPKPVIIRSHGGRARAIEDGELHIDVAFIAAPSCDPMGNINGRSGKSACGSMGYAMVDAQYADCVIAITDNLVPFPNLPASVDQTMVDYVVEVDCIGDPKGIVSGPIRFSDNPRDLLIATNAVKAIVNSGFFADGFVYQTGAAGASLAVTSLLREEMLKRNIKGALGLGGITSQLVTLLEEGLMSGLYDTQSFDLDAVRSIGENPRHYEISASFYANPNLPAPAVNNLDFVMLGALEIDTDFNVNVMTRSDGVINQAIGGHQDTAVGARMSVILAPLIRSRIPIIVDKVTTVCTPGEAVDVICTDYGIAVNPNRQDIIKNFQAAGLPIRSIEELQALAENLTGKPDAVPFTDRIVGLVEYRDGSIIDIIYQSAE; encoded by the coding sequence ATGGAAATGATAAAAAATGCGGTAGGAAGAAATATTCCTTCATATGTTGACGGCTTTGGAAAAACAGACCCCTTTATGGGAGTAAATAAAATTGAACCGAGTGGAAGGAAGGCAGGCGCAAAACTCAGAATGAAAAAAGGCCGGGACACCAAGCTTGTTTCCAGTTTGAAAGAAGCGATTAAACTTTCCGGCTTGAAAAACGGAATGACCATTTCTTTCCATCATCATATGCGAAACGGCGATTACACGGTAAACATGGTTTTAGATGTCATTGCCGACTTGGGCATTAAAGATTTAACCCTTGCGCCGAGCTCTTTAGGAACCTGCCACGGGCCGGTAATCAACCATATCGAAACAGGGCTTATCACCGGTATTCAGTCAAGCGGCTTGCGCGACCCGTTGGGAACGGCAATTTCACAAGGCATATTGCCGAAGCCCGTAATTATTCGCTCACACGGCGGAAGGGCGCGCGCAATAGAAGATGGAGAGCTGCATATTGACGTTGCCTTTATTGCGGCGCCGAGCTGCGACCCGATGGGAAACATTAACGGAAGAAGCGGTAAGTCCGCATGCGGCTCAATGGGCTATGCGATGGTTGATGCGCAATATGCCGATTGTGTTATTGCTATTACCGATAATCTTGTACCCTTTCCTAATCTTCCCGCAAGTGTAGACCAAACAATGGTTGATTATGTGGTAGAAGTAGATTGTATCGGAGACCCCAAAGGAATTGTTTCAGGGCCGATTCGTTTTTCTGATAACCCGCGCGATTTATTAATTGCAACCAATGCGGTTAAAGCCATTGTGAATTCAGGCTTTTTTGCTGACGGCTTTGTGTACCAAACGGGAGCGGCGGGTGCCTCTTTAGCAGTAACTTCCTTGCTTCGCGAAGAAATGCTCAAGCGCAATATTAAAGGTGCGCTCGGGCTCGGCGGTATTACTTCGCAGCTGGTAACCTTACTTGAAGAAGGCTTGATGAGCGGTTTATACGACACCCAATCTTTTGACTTGGATGCGGTTCGCTCAATCGGAGAAAATCCCCGCCATTATGAAATCAGTGCTTCATTTTATGCAAACCCAAACTTGCCGGCACCCGCCGTTAACAACTTGGATTTTGTCATGCTCGGCGCACTTGAAATTGACACTGATTTTAATGTGAACGTAATGACCCGTTCCGACGGCGTAATCAATCAGGCAATCGGCGGGCATCAGGATACGGCGGTAGGGGCACGCATGAGCGTCATCCTCGCTCCGCTTATCCGATCCCGTATTCCGATTATCGTTGATAAGGTTACCACCGTATGCACTCCGGGAGAGGCAGTCGATGTTATTTGCACCGACTACGGCATTGCGGTTAATCCCAATCGGCAGGATATTATCAAAAACTTTCAAGCCGCCGGTTTACCCATACGCAGTATCGAAGAATTGCAAGCGCTTGCGGAAAACTTAACGGGAAAACCCGATGCAGTCCCCTTTACCGACCGCATCGTAGGCCTTGTTGAATACCGCGATGGGAGCATCATCGATATTATTTATCAATCGGCGGAATAA
- a CDS encoding 2-hydroxycarboxylate transporter family protein, protein MKKKSFKDLFDLKKFEWSGLSLPMFAVMVAIVLIIVYAPYKGVPGGFITSIKDGNVKTSISFFGMLTFLGVFGILFGNIGDRIPYWNDYVGGGTVLVFFAAAIFGTYQFVPETLLKAATIFYNKNPINFLDLFIPALIVGSVLTVNRHVLIKAIGGYIPLIIIGVIGSAIGGVAVGLLFGKAPLDVVMNYVLPIMGGGTGAGAIPLSEMWATKTGRPASEWFAFAISILTIANILAIITGALLNMLGEKKPSLTGNGALMMDSEAEGVKDKEDVVESGQTEFTAALFFTGGLTLLSLILGKLWELLNAPFEIHRLAFLIIITALLNIFNVVPVSLKSGAKKMQVFFAKHMIWVLMAAVGFETDVKEIINALSPSNFFIALAIVYGAIGLIMLVAKYMKFYPVEAAITAGLCMANRGGSGDVAVLGAAHRMQLMPFAQISSRIGGAMILILGSVIFGIFA, encoded by the coding sequence ATGAAAAAAAAGAGTTTTAAAGATCTTTTTGATCTGAAAAAATTTGAATGGAGCGGACTGAGTTTACCCATGTTCGCGGTGATGGTTGCCATTGTGCTTATTATTGTGTATGCACCGTATAAGGGTGTTCCGGGAGGTTTTATTACGTCCATAAAAGATGGCAACGTAAAAACAAGTATTTCTTTTTTCGGCATGCTTACCTTTCTAGGCGTTTTCGGTATTCTATTCGGCAACATAGGGGACCGCATTCCGTACTGGAATGATTATGTCGGAGGCGGCACCGTTCTTGTATTCTTTGCAGCCGCTATTTTCGGCACCTATCAGTTTGTTCCCGAGACATTACTAAAGGCAGCTACTATTTTTTATAACAAGAATCCGATAAATTTTCTTGACCTATTTATTCCCGCTCTTATTGTCGGCTCTGTTTTAACCGTGAACAGGCATGTACTGATTAAAGCCATTGGCGGCTACATTCCGCTCATAATTATCGGCGTCATTGGTTCTGCCATCGGCGGCGTTGCAGTTGGTTTGCTTTTCGGCAAAGCGCCACTTGATGTAGTGATGAATTATGTGCTTCCCATTATGGGCGGCGGCACCGGAGCAGGCGCCATCCCGCTTTCTGAAATGTGGGCAACAAAAACCGGCAGGCCAGCATCTGAGTGGTTTGCCTTTGCCATCTCAATTTTAACCATCGCAAACATTCTTGCGATTATTACTGGCGCCTTGTTAAACATGCTTGGAGAAAAAAAGCCCTCGTTAACGGGAAACGGCGCCCTCATGATGGATTCCGAAGCCGAAGGCGTAAAAGATAAAGAAGATGTTGTTGAATCGGGACAAACGGAATTTACCGCCGCCTTATTTTTTACCGGCGGACTCACCCTTCTTTCGCTTATTCTTGGAAAACTTTGGGAGTTACTGAATGCTCCGTTTGAAATCCACCGGCTTGCCTTCCTTATTATCATTACCGCCTTGCTGAACATCTTCAATGTTGTACCGGTATCACTAAAATCGGGTGCAAAAAAAATGCAGGTGTTCTTTGCAAAACATATGATTTGGGTGTTGATGGCGGCGGTAGGATTTGAAACCGACGTAAAAGAAATTATCAACGCCTTATCGCCAAGCAATTTCTTTATTGCGCTTGCAATTGTATACGGCGCGATAGGATTGATTATGCTTGTGGCAAAATATATGAAATTCTATCCGGTTGAAGCGGCAATTACCGCAGGGCTTTGCATGGCAAACAGGGGAGGCTCGGGCGACGTTGCTGTTTTAGGCGCCGCACATAGAATGCAACTTATGCCTTTTGCGCAAATAAGCTCCCGCATCGGAGGCGCCATGATCTTGATACTCGGATCGGTCATATTCGGCATATTTGCGTAA